In Prunus dulcis chromosome 2, ALMONDv2, whole genome shotgun sequence, a single genomic region encodes these proteins:
- the LOC117617454 gene encoding subtilisin-like protease SBT4.3: MAKHRALLFPYVFSLLILTMSLLCKAIDDEDRKPYIVYLGSLPNDEAFSPLSHQIGILERVVESTSASNFLIRSYKRSFNGFAAKLTDQEIERLANMKEVVSVFPSTNFQLHTTSSWDFIGLNDETKRNSTTESDVVVGVIDTGIWPESQSFNDEGFSPAPKKWKGVCEGGKNFTCNNKIIGARRYNSSSARDEIGHGSHTASTAAGNAVKGASFYGLAQGTARGGVPSARIAAYKVCEFDKCPGEAIMAAFDDAIADGVDIITISLGGTFVTSFDKDPIAIGSFHAMKKGILTAHSAGNSGPEEGTVVSVEPWVLTVAASGTDRRIIDKVVLGNGRTLIGNSVNSFTSNGTSYPLVYGKDATSHCSNSDAQSCLAGCIDSDLVKGKILVCDASDGDIVARQAGARGSIV; the protein is encoded by the coding sequence ATGGCAAAGCATAGAGCTCTCCTGTTTCCTTACGTTTTCTCCCTTCTCATACTCACTATGAGCTTATTGTGCAAAGCCATTGATGATGAAGACAGAAAGCCATATATTGTCTACTTGGGATCACTTCCTAATGATGAGGCCTTCTCACCATTGTCTCACCAAATCGGTATACTCGAAAGAGTTGTGGAGAGCACTTCTGCTTCTAATTTCTTGATAAGAAGCTACAAAAGGAGCTTCAATGGGTTTGCTGCCAAGCTCACTGACCAAGAAATAGAAAGGCTTGCTAACATGAAGGAAGTAGTCTCTGTCTTTCCAAGCACAAACTTCCAACTTCACACAACAAGTTCTTGGGATTTTATTGGTCTCAATGACGAAACCAAACGAAATTCTACTACTGAGAGTGATGTTGTCGTTGGTGTAATCGACACTGGAATTTGGCCCGAATCGCAGAGCTTCAATGACGAAGGTTTTAGTCCGGCTCCCAAGAAGTGGAAAGGTGTTTGTGAAGGTGGCAAAAATTTCACTTGCAACAACAAGATCATTGGAGCTCGGCGTTACAACTCATCATCAGCAAGGGATGAAATTGGACATGGATCCCACACTGCCTCAACGGCAGCAGGGAATGCCGTTAAGGGCGCGAGCTTTTATGGTCTAGCACAAGGTACTGCAAGAGGAGGAGTTCCCTCTGCGAGAATTGCTGCCTATAAAGTCTGCGAATTCGATAAGTGCCCTGGAGAGGCTATCATGGCTGCTTTTGACGACGCTATTGCTGATGGAGTTGACATCATTACAATTTCACTTGGAGGCACTTTCGTCACTTCTTTCGATAAGGATCCTATAGCCATTGGCAGTTTTCATGCAATGAAGAAAGGGATACTAACCGCACATTCTGCAGGCAACAGTGGCCCTGAAGAGGGTACCGTAGTAAGTGTAGAACCATGGGTACTTACAGTTGCAGCAAGTGGCACAGATCGCCGGATCATTGACAAGGTTGTTCTTGGAAATGGAAGGACACTCATCGGGAATTCGGTGAACTCTTTCACATCCAATGGAACAAGTTATCCTTTGGTATATGGAAAAGATGCTACAAGTCATTGCTCCAATTCCGATGCTCAGAGTTGTTTAGCAGGCTGCATAGACAGTGATTTAGTCAAGGGAAAGATTTTGGTATGTGATGCGTCTGATGGAGATATAGTGGCTCGTCAAGCTGGTGCACGAGGTTCCATTGTGTAA